Within the Thermosynechococcaceae cyanobacterium Okahandja genome, the region GGAGCGCCACCGCGCCATTGCCCAGAGCCTCGGACGGTTGCACCTTGACCATTTGGCTCACCAACCGATGAGTACCCTTTCAGGCGGCGAAACGAAACGCGCCCTGCTGGCCTACTGCCTTGTGCAGCCGCGCCGCTTGCTCGTTTTAGATGAAGCCCCGGCCGGCCTAGATCACCATGCCGAACACCAGTTCTATGACCTACTAGCGGAACTCAAGGCCGAAGAGGGCTGGACCATTTTGCAAGTCTCCCACCATCTTGAGCGGGTCAAAGCCACCTGCGATCATGTCCTGTACTTAAACGGCTCCGTGCAGGGACTCGGCTCCCCAGAAGAGGTGCTCCAGCAGTTTGTGGCAACCCTGCCCCATTGATCTGCTTCCGAGGGATCTGCCAAATGACCCCTAACCCGCATTTTTGTGTTGGATCCCTCGGAGTTGCTCTGGGAGAGACTTTGGAAGTTTTCTGCATTGTCGTAGAAAAAGTTTCACTCCCCTTGGGACGGGATCCCTCGAAATGGGGGGTTGCAAGTCGCTCAGGGAGCGGCTAGTATAGAAGTACTCCTTCCTCCTTGTGGGGAAGGCGATCGAATGGAAACATGCAATTCCTGAAGAAGCAGTCGAAAAAATCAACGCCCCTTCCTCCTTGTGGGGAAGGCGATCGAATGGAAACAACCATTGATTGTCGCAAGCATATTGCCTCCTTATCTTATTTCCTTCCTCCTTGTGGGGAAGGCGATCGAATGGAAACGATAAAATTGCTGGTCCCAAGTTTCCCCTGGGACCCAGTCCTTCCTCCTTGTGGGGAAGGCGATCGAATGGAAACAGCTGATAAACGTTATCGGTTACGCTATCAGCCGAGCGGAACCTTCCTCCTTGTGGGGAAGGCGATCGAATGGAAACCAGACTTTTGTACATTTCCGCAACGCTGGCTTGGTATCGGCCTTCCTCCTTGTGGGGAAGGCGATCGAATGGAAACTGCCAAGGGGGGTTTTCCTCCTTTTACCCCCTTGGCTCCCTATCTTCTGGAGCAACACAACAAGCAAGCCTGTCTCAACTTGCTTGTTGTGTTTTTTCTTGGAAGAGAACTTTAAATTTCTTCTTTATGGGATAGGGCAGGCGATCGGGTAGCAGTGCATAGAGCGGCAAAAACACTGGGATATATGGATGTAGTCCCTTTTGTGATTGCCATGGAAAGCACATTACAC harbors:
- a CDS encoding ATP-binding cassette domain-containing protein translates to MVDEYLLEVENLSVWRGDRCVVEHVSFCLPAGMNMAIVGPNGAGKSSLIQALLGIIPYHSGRVTLLGYGMSYRRALPYVRQQVAYLPQNFECDRRIPITVAEFVGLGWGCQTWQWPWQHRAERHRAIAQSLGRLHLDHLAHQPMSTLSGGETKRALLAYCLVQPRRLLVLDEAPAGLDHHAEHQFYDLLAELKAEEGWTILQVSHHLERVKATCDHVLYLNGSVQGLGSPEEVLQQFVATLPH